The following are from one region of the Halorussus rarus genome:
- a CDS encoding metal-dependent hydrolase — protein sequence MMVGHAMLAFAVATAATARWWSRERALAFGVVAAGFATVPDVDMLYAVFGLAQVGLASVWTMTDAFWQSSHVVHRAVTHSLVVGGVAAAAFAASVGGRTDAGRRWSRLLAVALVAGLAGVAYAESGPLGGAVMLAFLVAGLVVAAVAARRTDLGPRALLAAALVGLLTHPFGDLLTGSPPRFLYPFDPRLLTDRVVLLADPTLNLLAVFGVELATIWLAGCVYLRATDRRVLSHVDARAAFGVAYAVAAVTMPAPTMEVSYHFVFSILAVGAVGVAPNLLPSRPVLSAEWDETVTWVLTGLAAVSVAALTYTLVYAFRPVL from the coding sequence ATGATGGTCGGCCACGCGATGCTGGCGTTCGCCGTAGCGACTGCCGCGACGGCGCGGTGGTGGTCCCGCGAGCGCGCGCTGGCCTTCGGCGTCGTCGCCGCCGGGTTCGCGACGGTCCCGGACGTCGACATGCTCTACGCGGTGTTCGGCCTGGCGCAGGTCGGACTCGCGAGCGTCTGGACGATGACCGACGCGTTCTGGCAGAGCTCGCACGTCGTCCACCGGGCGGTCACCCACTCGCTGGTGGTCGGGGGCGTCGCCGCCGCGGCGTTCGCCGCGAGCGTCGGCGGCCGGACCGACGCAGGACGGCGCTGGTCGCGGCTCCTCGCGGTCGCGCTGGTCGCGGGTCTCGCCGGGGTCGCGTACGCCGAGAGCGGCCCCCTCGGCGGCGCGGTCATGCTCGCGTTCCTCGTCGCGGGACTGGTCGTCGCCGCCGTCGCCGCGCGGCGGACGGACCTCGGTCCGCGCGCGCTCCTCGCCGCCGCGCTCGTCGGCCTGCTCACCCACCCGTTCGGCGACCTGCTCACCGGTTCGCCGCCCCGATTCCTCTACCCGTTCGACCCGCGGCTGCTGACCGACCGCGTGGTGCTGCTGGCCGACCCGACGCTCAACCTGCTCGCGGTGTTCGGCGTCGAGCTCGCCACCATCTGGCTCGCGGGGTGCGTCTACCTCCGGGCCACCGACCGGCGGGTCCTCTCGCACGTGGACGCGCGCGCGGCGTTCGGCGTCGCCTACGCCGTCGCGGCGGTGACGATGCCCGCGCCGACGATGGAGGTGTCGTACCACTTCGTCTTCTCCATCCTGGCGGTCGGTGCGGTCGGGGTCGCGCCGAACCTGCTGCCCTCGCGGCCGGTGCTGTCGGCGGAGTGGGACGAGACCGTGACGTGGGTGCTGACGGGGCTCGCGGCGGTCAGCGTGGCCGCGCTGACCTACACGCTGGTCTACGCGTTCCGTCCGGTCCTCTGA